In Bacteroides coprosuis DSM 18011, the following are encoded in one genomic region:
- a CDS encoding uracil phosphoribosyltransferase (COGs: COG0035 Uracil phosphoribosyltransferase~KEGG: bfs:BF4243 uracil phosphoribosyltransferase~SPTR: Uracil phosphoribosyltransferase;~IMG reference gene:2504106104~PFAM: Phosphoribosyl transferase domain~TIGRFAM: uracil phosphoribosyltransferase), which translates to MKIINLNDNNTILNQFVSEVRNVEVQNDRLRFRRNLERIGEIMAYEISKTFTYSPKQVTTPLGTATVNTPDTEVVISTILRAGLPFHQGVLRYLDYAENAFVSAYRKYKDTLKFDIHIEYLASPRIDDKVLIITDPMLATGGSMELSYQAMLTKGKPAHIHVVSIIASQAAVDHIASIFPEDRTTIWCAAIDPEIDEHSYIVPGLGDAGDLAYGEKE; encoded by the coding sequence ATGAAGATAATTAATCTCAATGACAACAACACAATACTAAATCAGTTTGTGTCAGAAGTTAGAAATGTAGAGGTTCAGAATGATAGACTTCGATTTAGACGTAATTTAGAAAGAATCGGAGAAATCATGGCTTATGAAATAAGTAAGACCTTTACTTACTCTCCCAAACAAGTAACAACTCCACTTGGAACAGCAACTGTTAATACTCCCGATACCGAAGTTGTTATTAGTACAATCCTAAGAGCTGGATTACCTTTCCATCAAGGTGTTTTACGTTATTTAGACTATGCAGAAAATGCTTTTGTCTCTGCATATCGTAAATACAAAGACACTCTAAAATTTGATATTCATATTGAATATTTAGCATCTCCACGAATTGATGATAAAGTCCTTATCATTACCGATCCGATGTTGGCTACTGGAGGCAGTATGGAACTTAGCTACCAAGCTATGTTAACTAAAGGAAAGCCTGCACACATTCATGTGGTATCAATTATTGCTAGCCAAGCAGCTGTTGATCATATAGCAAGCATCTTCCCCGAAGATAGAACTACTATCTGGTGTGCAGCTATCGATCCAGAAATCGATGAACATTCATATATTGTTCCTGGACTAGGTGATGCCGGTGATCTAGCTTACGGAGAAAAAGAGTAA
- a CDS encoding Phosphoenolpyruvate carboxykinase (ATP) (COGs: COG1866 Phosphoenolpyruvate carboxykinase (ATP)~HAMAP: Phosphoenolpyruvate carboxykinase, ATP-utilising~InterPro IPR001272~KEGG: bth:BT_2790 phosphoenolpyruvate carboxykinase~PFAM: Phosphoenolpyruvate carboxykinase, ATP-utilising~SPTR: Phosphoenolpyruvate carboxykinase [ATP];~TIGRFAM: Phosphoenolpyruvate carboxykinase, ATP-utilising~IMG reference gene:2504106105~PFAM: Phosphoenolpyruvate carboxykinase~TIGRFAM: phosphoenolpyruvate carboxykinase (ATP)), with amino-acid sequence MAKLDLSKYGITGVTELLHNPSYETLFEEETQSGLTGFEKGQVTELGAVNVMTGVYTGRSPKDKFIVKDSITENTVWWNTPEYKNDNKPATQECWKAVKTLATKELSNKKLYVVDAFCGANENTRLKIRFIMEVAWQAHFVTNMFIRPTAEELANFGEPDFVVMNASKAKVENYKELGLNSETAVVFNFTEKIQVILNTWYGGEMKKGMFSYMNYRLPLQGIAAMHCSANTDKNNENTAIFFGLSGTGKTTLSTDPKRELIGDDEHGWDDEGVFNFEGGCYAKVINLSKENEPDIYNAIKRDALLENVTVDAAGKIDFEDKSVTENTRVSYPIYHIDNIVKPISKAPAAKQVIFLSADAFGVLPPVSILTPEQTKYYFLSGFTAKLAGTERGITEPTPTFSACFGAAFLTLHPTKYAEELVKKMEKSGAKAYLVNTGWNGTGKRISIKDTRGIIDAILNGSIDKAPTKHIPFFNFEVPTELPGVHAEILDPRDTYANASEWTEKAEDLANRFIKNFAKFEHNEAGKALVAAGPKL; translated from the coding sequence ATGGCAAAATTAGATTTAAGCAAGTACGGTATTACTGGTGTAACAGAACTTTTACACAACCCTTCTTACGAAACTCTTTTTGAAGAAGAAACCCAATCAGGTTTAACAGGCTTTGAAAAAGGTCAAGTAACAGAATTAGGCGCAGTTAATGTAATGACTGGTGTTTATACTGGTCGTTCACCTAAAGATAAATTTATCGTTAAAGATAGTATTACTGAGAACACTGTATGGTGGAATACTCCAGAATATAAAAACGATAATAAACCAGCAACACAAGAATGTTGGAAAGCTGTTAAAACTTTAGCTACAAAAGAACTTTCTAATAAGAAATTATATGTAGTTGATGCTTTCTGCGGTGCTAACGAAAATACTCGTTTGAAAATCCGTTTCATCATGGAAGTTGCATGGCAAGCTCACTTCGTTACTAATATGTTTATCCGTCCAACAGCTGAAGAACTAGCTAACTTCGGAGAACCTGATTTTGTAGTAATGAATGCTTCAAAAGCTAAAGTTGAAAACTACAAAGAACTAGGTTTAAACTCAGAAACTGCTGTTGTATTTAACTTTACAGAAAAAATCCAAGTTATCTTGAACACATGGTACGGTGGTGAAATGAAGAAAGGTATGTTCTCATATATGAACTATCGCCTTCCTCTACAAGGTATCGCTGCTATGCACTGTTCAGCTAACACAGACAAAAACAACGAAAATACAGCTATTTTCTTTGGTCTTTCAGGTACTGGTAAAACAACTCTTTCAACAGATCCAAAACGTGAACTAATCGGTGATGACGAACACGGATGGGATGACGAAGGTGTATTCAACTTTGAAGGTGGTTGCTATGCTAAAGTTATCAACCTAAGCAAAGAAAACGAACCTGATATCTACAATGCAATCAAACGTGATGCTCTTCTAGAAAACGTTACAGTTGATGCAGCAGGTAAAATTGATTTCGAAGATAAATCAGTTACAGAAAACACTCGTGTTTCTTACCCTATCTACCACATTGATAACATCGTAAAACCAATTTCTAAAGCTCCTGCTGCAAAACAAGTAATTTTCTTGTCAGCTGATGCTTTCGGTGTACTTCCTCCAGTATCAATTTTGACTCCAGAACAAACTAAGTATTACTTCTTGTCTGGTTTCACAGCAAAACTTGCTGGTACAGAACGTGGTATTACTGAACCAACTCCTACTTTCTCTGCATGTTTTGGTGCAGCATTCTTAACTCTTCACCCAACAAAATACGCTGAAGAACTAGTTAAGAAGATGGAAAAATCAGGTGCTAAAGCATACTTGGTTAATACAGGATGGAATGGTACAGGAAAACGTATCTCTATTAAAGATACACGTGGTATCATCGATGCAATCTTGAATGGTTCTATCGACAAAGCTCCAACTAAACATATTCCTTTCTTCAACTTCGAAGTACCAACTGAACTTCCAGGTGTACACGCTGAGATTCTTGATCCACGTGACACTTATGCTAATGCTTCAGAATGGACAGAAAAAGCTGAAGATCTAGCAAACCGTTTCATCAAGAACTTCGCTAAATTCGAACATAACGAAGCTGGTAAAGCTCTAGTTGCTGCTGGTCCAAAATTATAA
- a CDS encoding TIM-barrel protein, nifR3 family (COGs: COG0042 tRNA-dihydrouridine synthase~InterPro IPR001269:IPR004652~KEGG: bfs:BF4353 putative TIM-barrel protein, dihydrouridine synthase~PFAM: tRNA-dihydrouridine synthase~SPTR: Putative TIM-barrel enzyme;~TIGRFAM: tRNA-dihydrouridine synthase, TIM-barrel, NifR3~IMG reference gene:2504106106~PFAM: Dihydrouridine synthase (Dus)~TIGRFAM: putative TIM-barrel protein, nifR3 family; tRNA dihydrouridine synthase A) translates to MKIRDIDLGKNPVFLAPMEDVTDPAFRLMCKRFGADMVYTEFVSSDALIRYVNKTTEKLKIYDEERPVAIQIYGKETDAMVEAAKIVEEAKPDILDINFGCPVRKVAGKGAGSGMMKTPEKMIAITKAVVDAVKIPVTVKTRLGWDDDNKIIVELAEQLQDFGIEALTIHGRTRAQMYTGEADWTLIGEVKNNPRMHIPIIGNGDITSAESAKDHFEKYGVDAIMIGRASFGRPWIFEEVKHYLETGEKLEPRPFKWYLSILKEQVANSIERLDERRGILHTRRHLASTPLFKGIPNFKETRIAILRSETAEELYAILDEIPDKFNITE, encoded by the coding sequence ATGAAAATAAGAGATATAGACCTAGGAAAAAATCCTGTATTCCTTGCTCCAATGGAAGATGTTACCGATCCAGCATTTCGATTAATGTGTAAACGTTTTGGCGCAGATATGGTGTATACAGAGTTTGTTTCTAGTGACGCTTTAATCAGATATGTAAATAAAACAACAGAAAAACTAAAAATATATGATGAGGAGAGACCTGTAGCTATCCAAATTTATGGTAAAGAAACAGATGCTATGGTCGAAGCTGCAAAAATAGTAGAAGAGGCTAAACCTGATATACTAGATATAAACTTTGGCTGCCCTGTACGTAAAGTTGCAGGTAAAGGTGCTGGTTCAGGTATGATGAAGACTCCCGAAAAAATGATTGCAATCACTAAAGCAGTAGTTGATGCTGTAAAAATACCAGTTACAGTTAAAACTCGTTTAGGCTGGGATGATGACAACAAAATAATAGTTGAACTAGCAGAACAATTACAAGATTTTGGTATTGAAGCTCTTACCATTCATGGAAGAACGAGGGCTCAAATGTATACAGGTGAAGCAGACTGGACACTGATAGGAGAAGTCAAAAATAATCCTCGTATGCATATCCCCATAATTGGTAATGGAGATATTACATCTGCAGAGTCAGCCAAGGACCATTTCGAGAAATATGGTGTTGATGCTATTATGATTGGTAGGGCAAGCTTTGGAAGACCTTGGATCTTTGAAGAAGTAAAGCATTATTTAGAAACTGGGGAAAAATTAGAACCTAGGCCTTTTAAGTGGTACTTATCTATTTTAAAAGAACAAGTAGCCAACAGTATTGAAAGATTAGATGAACGTAGAGGAATACTTCATACAAGAAGACATTTAGCTTCAACTCCCTTATTTAAGGGTATACCAAATTTTAAAGAAACAAGAATAGCCATTTTAAGAAGTGAAACTGCTGAAGAACTATATGCTATACTTGACGAAATACCTGATAAATTCAATATCACAGAATAA
- a CDS encoding peptidase U32 (COGs: COG0826 Collagenase and related protease~InterPro IPR001539~KEGG: bfs:BF4351 putative peptidase~PFAM: Peptidase U32~SPTR: Collagenase;~IMG reference gene:2504106107~PFAM: Peptidase family U32), translating to MNYKLEDFEIMAPVGSRESLAAAIQAGANSIYFGIENLNMRARSANTFTIDDLKEIAKTCDEHNMQSYLTVNTIIYDNDINLMKQIVDAAKAANISAIIASDVAVMSYAKEIGQEIHLSTQLNITNVEALKFYANFADVVVLARELNMEQVAEIYEQIIDQNICGPSGRLIRIEMFCHGALCMAVSGKCYLSLHEMGHSANRGACMQICRRAYTVTDKDTGIELDVENEYIMSPKDLKTIHFINKMMDAGVRVFKIEGRARGAEYVRTVVECYKQAIESVLNDTFTDDKIEAWDERLKTVFNRGFWDGYYLGQRLGEWSKNYGSEATERKIYVGKGIKYFGNINVAEFKVEASELKEGDKLLITGPTTGAVFTTLAQPRVDLKAVDTVHKGEHFSIQIDEKIRPNDKLYKIVKAEDLKRKRASNKSKN from the coding sequence ATGAATTATAAATTAGAAGACTTTGAAATAATGGCTCCTGTTGGTTCAAGAGAATCTCTTGCTGCTGCAATACAAGCTGGAGCCAACTCCATATACTTCGGTATAGAGAATTTGAATATGCGTGCTCGTTCTGCAAATACATTCACTATTGATGATCTGAAAGAGATTGCAAAAACTTGTGATGAGCATAATATGCAGAGCTATTTGACTGTTAATACTATTATTTATGATAATGATATTAACCTAATGAAGCAAATTGTTGACGCAGCCAAAGCTGCTAATATTTCTGCAATTATAGCGAGTGATGTAGCAGTAATGAGCTATGCAAAAGAGATAGGACAAGAAATTCACCTTTCTACACAGCTTAATATCACCAATGTTGAGGCGTTGAAATTTTATGCTAATTTTGCTGATGTTGTAGTACTTGCTCGCGAACTAAATATGGAGCAAGTGGCAGAAATTTATGAGCAAATAATTGACCAAAACATCTGTGGTCCTAGTGGAAGATTGATTCGTATAGAGATGTTCTGTCATGGAGCTCTTTGTATGGCTGTTTCGGGTAAGTGTTACTTATCTCTTCATGAAATGGGACATTCTGCAAATCGAGGTGCTTGTATGCAAATTTGCCGTAGAGCATATACTGTGACGGATAAGGATACAGGTATCGAGTTGGATGTTGAAAATGAATATATCATGTCTCCTAAAGATTTGAAAACAATTCATTTTATCAATAAAATGATGGATGCAGGTGTTAGAGTCTTTAAAATAGAGGGTCGTGCTCGTGGAGCAGAATATGTTCGTACTGTGGTAGAATGCTATAAACAAGCAATTGAATCAGTACTTAATGATACATTTACTGATGATAAAATTGAAGCTTGGGATGAAAGATTAAAAACCGTATTTAACAGAGGTTTCTGGGATGGTTATTACCTTGGTCAACGCTTAGGTGAATGGAGTAAAAACTATGGGTCGGAAGCGACAGAGCGTAAAATTTATGTAGGTAAAGGTATAAAATACTTTGGTAATATTAATGTAGCAGAGTTCAAGGTTGAGGCTTCTGAGCTTAAAGAGGGTGATAAACTACTGATTACAGGTCCAACAACAGGGGCTGTATTTACTACGCTAGCACAACCTCGTGTTGATCTTAAAGCTGTGGATACTGTTCATAAGGGAGAACACTTCTCAATACAAATTGATGAGAAAATACGTCCAAACGATAAACTCTATAAGATAGTCAAAGCGGAAGATTTAAAACGTAAACGAGCTAGTAATAAATCAAAAAATTGA
- a CDS encoding thioesterase superfamily protein (COGs: COG0824 thioesterase~InterPro IPR006683~KEGG: bth:BT_3071 hypothetical protein~PFAM: Thioesterase superfamily~SPTR: Thioesterase family-like protein;~IMG reference gene:2504106108~PFAM: Thioesterase superfamily~TIGRFAM: acyl-CoA thioester hydrolase, YbgC/YbaW family), with translation MEKCIFELDFKVRDYECDLQGIVNNANYLHYFEHTRHEFLDTININVLELHNQGVDPVIARVNMALKAPLTSGDEFVSKLYITKEGIKYAFHQDLFRKEDNRVVAKAVIEAVCLVHGKLTHSELFDNAFAPYIK, from the coding sequence ATGGAAAAGTGTATTTTTGAACTAGATTTCAAAGTACGTGACTATGAGTGCGATTTGCAAGGAATTGTGAATAATGCAAACTACCTGCATTACTTTGAACATACTAGACATGAGTTCTTGGATACGATAAATATTAATGTTTTAGAACTTCATAATCAAGGTGTTGATCCAGTAATCGCTAGAGTGAATATGGCTTTAAAGGCACCCTTAACAAGTGGTGATGAATTTGTGTCTAAGCTCTATATTACGAAGGAAGGAATTAAATATGCTTTTCATCAAGATCTATTTAGAAAAGAAGATAACAGAGTGGTGGCTAAGGCAGTAATTGAGGCTGTGTGCTTGGTACATGGAAAGCTTACTCATAGTGAGCTTTTTGATAATGCCTTTGCTCCCTATATAAAATGA
- a CDS encoding DNA protecting protein DprA (COGs: COG0758 Rossmann fold nucleotide-binding protein involved in DNA uptake~InterPro IPR003488~KEGG: bfr:BF4562 smf protein DNA processing chain A~PFAM: DNA recombination-mediator protein A~SPTR: Putative DNA processing Smf-like protein;~TIGRFAM: DNA recombination-mediator protein A~IMG reference gene:2504106109~PFAM: DNA recombination-mediator protein A~TIGRFAM: DNA protecting protein DprA) gives MQTEEAIYSIALTLLPRVGAISAKRILSMAGSATFAFNELSQLVSQGIIPPIIADEMCKDTLLISAEELLDKTLNLGIEVIPYASDKYPLRLKECNDNPVLLYYKGDVNLNARRILSIVGTRNITSYGKEQCNRLIEGLSSFDSDILIVSGLAYGVDVESHKQSLNRGMNTVGVLAHGLDILYPAAHRSVANQMVHQGGLLTEFPISTQPLKQNFISRNRIIAGLSDATIVIESALKGGSLITADIANSYNRDCFALPGRCSDTYSEGCNQIIKENKAQLFESFEDIIHALGWSSSSEKQKVTKPIHRDISSLNLNSQERNVIEMLQLRGDLQIDNLVVLCNIPIQTMHTTLFELEMKGVLKALAGGTYHLL, from the coding sequence ATGCAAACGGAAGAGGCAATCTATAGTATTGCATTAACCCTACTACCAAGAGTTGGTGCTATCAGTGCAAAAAGAATTTTAAGTATGGCTGGTAGTGCCACTTTTGCTTTTAATGAGTTAAGTCAACTAGTTTCTCAGGGTATAATTCCTCCAATTATTGCTGATGAGATGTGTAAAGATACGCTATTGATATCTGCGGAAGAATTATTAGATAAAACTCTCAATCTAGGTATTGAGGTTATTCCTTATGCTTCAGATAAATATCCTTTACGTTTAAAGGAGTGTAATGATAATCCTGTTCTTTTATATTATAAAGGAGATGTTAATTTAAATGCAAGAAGAATACTAAGTATTGTAGGTACAAGGAATATCACTTCGTATGGAAAAGAACAATGTAACAGACTAATAGAGGGTTTGTCTTCTTTTGATAGTGATATTCTAATCGTCAGTGGACTTGCTTATGGAGTGGATGTGGAAAGTCATAAGCAATCATTGAATAGAGGTATGAATACTGTGGGGGTGTTAGCACATGGATTAGATATCCTTTATCCTGCAGCTCATCGCTCAGTTGCTAATCAGATGGTTCATCAAGGTGGATTACTTACAGAGTTTCCTATTTCAACACAGCCATTAAAACAAAACTTCATATCTCGTAATCGAATTATTGCAGGACTTAGTGATGCAACAATAGTTATTGAATCTGCTCTAAAAGGAGGCTCATTAATTACTGCAGATATTGCAAATAGTTATAATAGAGATTGCTTTGCTTTGCCAGGGCGTTGTTCTGATACTTACTCAGAGGGTTGTAATCAGATTATAAAAGAAAATAAAGCTCAGCTGTTTGAGTCTTTTGAAGATATTATACATGCCTTAGGGTGGTCTAGTAGCTCTGAAAAACAAAAAGTTACAAAGCCTATTCATCGAGATATTTCTAGTTTAAATCTTAATAGTCAAGAGAGAAATGTAATAGAAATGTTACAATTAAGAGGAGATCTTCAAATTGATAATCTTGTTGTTCTATGTAATATTCCCATTCAGACGATGCATACAACACTTTTTGAATTGGAAATGAAAGGTGTTCTTAAAGCATTAGCAGGAGGAACTTACCATTTGTTATAG
- a CDS encoding hypothetical protein (KEGG: bvu:BVU_1105 hypothetical protein~SPTR: Putative uncharacterized protein;~IMG reference gene:2504106110), which translates to MKSFYFSMLFMLSCFFMTSCTPTSDQVNITISNNLDFDRTEELVEIPVLQLQNYMKWRNEVGLVITDDQGVVYPSQITYNGLLIFQPNLKANSSRQFIIKTGEKRTFASQVEGKFRPERKGDFSWENNRVGFRFYGKELIQNDGPSNGLDIFLKRTDSLVLDKWYYEDINKISSYHKDTGEGCDPYNVGRSLGAGANGLFVNDSLFLNENYDSYEILDEGPLRVTFLLKYPFIEVGEENISDVKRISLDVNSQLTRIEQTYQPDKDQQMAVGFVKRLDTKDSTVVDYENNFLLYEEPEDEENGIIYLGAIIPAGIDSVLVNTYDYTNPIREKTNTFSNTIALTKIHPTYATIYYTGFGWSKYGFRSLDSFRKYLKEYSVSLKNPFEITFHK; encoded by the coding sequence ATGAAGAGCTTCTATTTTTCAATGTTATTTATGCTCAGTTGTTTCTTTATGACTAGTTGTACCCCTACTAGTGATCAAGTAAATATTACTATTTCCAATAATCTAGATTTCGATAGAACAGAGGAATTAGTTGAAATTCCAGTATTACAACTTCAAAACTATATGAAGTGGCGTAATGAAGTAGGTTTAGTCATTACTGATGATCAAGGAGTTGTTTATCCTTCTCAGATCACATATAATGGTTTGCTGATATTCCAACCGAATTTAAAGGCTAATTCTAGTCGTCAATTTATTATTAAAACTGGAGAGAAGAGAACCTTTGCTTCTCAAGTTGAAGGAAAGTTTAGACCAGAAAGAAAAGGTGATTTTTCTTGGGAAAACAATAGAGTGGGTTTCCGTTTTTATGGAAAAGAATTAATTCAAAATGATGGTCCAAGTAATGGTTTAGATATTTTCTTAAAACGCACAGATAGCCTAGTATTAGATAAATGGTATTATGAAGATATCAATAAGATTTCTTCTTATCATAAAGATACAGGTGAAGGCTGTGATCCTTATAATGTTGGTAGATCTCTAGGTGCTGGAGCTAATGGACTGTTTGTAAATGATTCTTTGTTCCTTAATGAGAATTATGATAGCTATGAGATATTAGATGAAGGACCTCTTAGAGTTACTTTCCTTTTAAAATACCCATTCATAGAAGTAGGTGAAGAAAATATATCAGATGTAAAGCGTATTAGCTTAGATGTTAATAGTCAGCTTACTCGCATAGAACAAACTTATCAACCAGATAAAGATCAGCAGATGGCTGTTGGTTTTGTTAAAAGACTAGATACTAAAGATTCTACAGTAGTGGATTACGAAAATAATTTCCTTCTGTATGAAGAGCCAGAAGATGAAGAAAATGGAATCATTTATTTAGGTGCTATTATTCCTGCTGGTATTGATTCAGTTTTGGTTAATACTTATGATTATACTAACCCTATTCGTGAGAAAACGAATACATTTTCCAATACAATAGCTTTGACTAAGATACATCCAACATATGCTACGATTTATTACACTGGTTTCGGTTGGAGTAAATACGGTTTTAGAAGTCTTGATAGTTTTCGTAAATACTTGAAAGAGTATTCAGTGTCACTTAAAAACCCATTTGAAATAACATTCCATAAATAA
- a CDS encoding succinate dehydrogenase and fumarate reductase iron-sulfur protein (COGs: COG0479 Succinate dehydrogenase/fumarate reductase Fe-S protein subunit~InterPro IPR001041:IPR001450:IPR004489~KEGG: bfs:BF4341 succinate dehydrogenase/fumarate reductase iron-sulfur subunit~PFAM: 4Fe-4S binding domain; Ferredoxin~SPTR: Fumarate reductase iron-sulfur cluster protein subunit;~TIGRFAM: Succinate dehydrogenase/fumarate reductase iron-sulphur protein~IMG reference gene:2504106111~PFAM: 2Fe-2S iron-sulfur cluster binding domain~TIGRFAM: succinate dehydrogenase and fumarate reductase iron-sulfur protein), which translates to MDKNISFTLKVWRQKGPKTKGAFETFQMKDIHQSVSLLEMLDILNEQLINDGKEPIVFDHDCREGICGMCSLYINGHPHGPGTRATTCQVYMRRFNDGDTITIEPWRSAGFPVIRDLMVDRSSYDKIIQAGGYVSVNTGAPQDANAILIPKDIAEKSMDAASCIGCGSCVAACKNGSAMLFVSAKVSQLNLLPQGKAEAARRVKAMVAKMDELGFGNCTNTRACEAECPKGISISNIARLNREFIKAKLKD; encoded by the coding sequence ATGGATAAAAATATAAGTTTTACACTAAAAGTTTGGCGTCAAAAAGGACCTAAGACTAAAGGTGCTTTCGAAACATTCCAAATGAAAGATATTCACCAGTCAGTGTCTCTTCTTGAAATGCTTGATATTTTAAACGAGCAGTTAATCAATGATGGAAAAGAGCCTATAGTGTTTGACCACGACTGTCGTGAAGGTATTTGCGGTATGTGTTCTTTATACATCAATGGTCACCCCCATGGACCTGGTACAAGAGCTACTACTTGCCAAGTTTACATGCGCCGTTTCAATGATGGCGATACTATAACTATTGAACCATGGCGTTCGGCTGGTTTCCCTGTAATTAGAGACCTTATGGTTGATCGTAGTTCTTATGACAAGATCATTCAAGCAGGAGGTTATGTAAGTGTTAATACAGGTGCACCTCAAGATGCTAATGCAATATTGATACCAAAAGACATCGCTGAAAAATCTATGGATGCAGCATCATGTATTGGTTGTGGATCATGCGTAGCAGCTTGTAAAAATGGTTCAGCAATGCTTTTCGTTTCAGCAAAAGTTAGCCAACTAAACTTGTTACCACAAGGTAAAGCTGAAGCAGCAAGACGTGTTAAGGCTATGGTAGCTAAAATGGATGAACTAGGATTTGGTAACTGTACAAACACCCGTGCTTGTGAAGCAGAGTGTCCTAAAGGAATCTCTATCAGCAATATTGCTCGTCTAAATAGAGAATTTATAAAAGCTAAATTGAAAGACTAA